The genomic window TAGACCATGACCGCGAGCATTCCTATCAGTGACCGTCAAGCCGAAAAGACAAAAATTCTCAACCGCCTGCGCCGCTTGGAAGGCCAGATTCGCGGACTCCAGAGGATGGTCGAGGAGGAGAAGAACTGCGTGGACGTGATGACCCTCTACGCCAGC from Deinococcus detaillensis includes these protein-coding regions:
- a CDS encoding metal-sensitive transcriptional regulator, coding for MTASIPISDRQAEKTKILNRLRRLEGQIRGLQRMVEEEKNCVDVMTLYASAKSAFQSSGDVILETYVEMCRARGDEPADLVKLLKLAR